Within the Apus apus isolate bApuApu2 chromosome 8, bApuApu2.pri.cur, whole genome shotgun sequence genome, the region ttatttatttgcattcgTACAACCTTTGGGCTGCACACTTgagcagaaaaggcagagatTTCCTGTGACTCACTTCTTCAGCGCTTTTGCCCAACAGCAACTCCCTCAAGAGCTCACAAAATCTATTGCAGGTGATATATCAGCACCATGCTTACAATACATCTGGTGCTGGGTGCTAAAaacttgctttcaaaaatattataaaataatgatttatCGGAAAAAGGATTGGCTGCTACAATCAGTAGAttcaggcagggaagggaggatgTGAAACCAGCCTGCTCCAAGAAAGCATTAACACTTTCCAATTTCAGGTGAGCAGCAATGTTGTTCATTTAACAATATAAAAACATGCCAAGAAACTGTGCTTATATTTATCTGCAGCATCACAGCACTGGCAGATACCAATTACTGCATTCACAAAttctaaagaaaacatgaaaaagcaaaatcttcaTTTCCCTTTTGAATCAGTCCTGCTTTCCTtggagaaaaagtaaaataaaataaaatttaaaaaatctcttttcagaACATCACAGACACGTACCTGAAGCAGAATTGTATTTCCTTCGTAGTCTTGTGTTTGCCACCTGGTGCTACTGATAGGAATGCATGGGTTGGGCAGGAGAGGCACCAGCTGCCCCATTTCTTGCACCCTGAACTGCAAGGCTGAGGAGTCCTTGGGCTCGGCGGGCACCCCGATGGGCAGCTGCTTCAGGCAGAGCTGCACGGCAGCGCCTCGGGCTGTGTGCAGCACGAAGacacagaagctgcttttctgtgtggttGCTTCCTTCTGCAGGATCATCTCGTAGAGTCTCACTGCATCCTCATAGTTCTCAAAGCTGCAGTAGATGGTGACACGCAGGATTTCGGGGCCACAGTGAACCCGCCTGATGCCCCAGACGGGCATCTGCTCGTCCAGGCTGTAGAAGTCCTGGTGAGCTGGGGCACAGGGGTAGCTTTGCCCATTAGCAATCTGGGCACACTGGTAGCGCCAGGGGGGATGCTGGAATTGCTCATGGACCTGGAAAATCCGTTCTTCTCCCAAGTCCTCATGTAGAAAAAGGAGAACAGATATTCCGGGaaagccacagcttctcttaCGGCATCTCTCATAGTATTTCAACGGAGTAACTCGCTCAGACACCAGGAAAAGGCGAATGTCTGGGCAGATCCACCCCAAAAGCTGATCCAGAGTTTGCTGCAGAAGCAACGAGTGTCCTGAATTGGCGAGAAGATGCACAGTCATCAGAGAATCTGCTCTGTCATCCATTGCAAAGGttcctgacaaaaaaaaaaaaaaaatagagaaactGGTGCCTTCCTTCTCCTACTTCTGGAGCCTCAATAAGATGAGGTTACACTCATAACTCGGAAACTTCAACAGAATTAGTTCAATCTTCTACAGGTTTGCAGTAACCTGAAGAAACACCCAGGTATGCACAGTTCACGTACATGAGGAGGCAGGTGAAAAGTGACAAGGTATTGTTCTGTGACTGCCTCAGGCCACTCACatcacagcagagctcagctgaagGCTCATTCTCTGACTACAAGACCTGAGCTCTGGTCACTGTGTACCTGCAACCGATGTGCCCAGAAACTCCTCTGTGTCCTCCTGCTCCTGTCCTTCtctgcacagggcagcagagatgaagagcactgaagcacagaagcagcagttctCCAAGATGACATGACGTTCTAAGTACAAGACTGGCCTGTCAGCACTGGAGATGGACACTCCAGATCCGGCCAGTCCCACCAGTGCCCATCTCGGTGTGATGGCTGCTTTTTGCACAGGCGATGGGACTCTCTGATGTGCCACTCAGGTTTCAAAACCTCAGTAAATTTTCCTGTAGTCAGCAGGCGAGCTTTAGCTGGCTGGGAAAAGCTTGTGATCTTTTGAGTCCCACCCTTCTGGGGCATACAGATAAGctactctttaaaaaaaggaaggaaaacagactaacaaaagaaaaaaaagcagcgtGTGAACACAACAGATAACAATAAGGGCAGATATGAATCAGCCCCAGGAAAGAGGAGCTCTGGGAATAACCTTGACTCCTTTTTATGCACTTCACCACATAGGTAGCTCACTGCCCAGCTGGAAATCAGCTCCTGGGTTAATAAACACAGCCCATATAAGCTCCCCCTTTGCAAGGCCCTGGTTGcctctttcctctttattttttcattttttaatgttgagaTACCAGTGTAATCAGCACCTTTAAGCAAACtccaggtttgttttgttttgttttctttgctcctCAGGTTTACATAGGAGTACTTAATTCAGCTTATTGTGTAGACTACAACAGGAATGCTGAAATACATCTCTTTCCAGGCCTTTTCTAGTGTCTTGACAATAAATAACACTGTCCCTTTGTCTCCTTATTTTGCCAACCCAGGAGCAATACATACAAGCCAAACCAGCCCCCATTTTCTGTTCAGAACTGGCCCCACCGCAGCCAGTATTTAAATCAAACCTGCAGCCTCTGACAGTGTATCCAGCTCCATCTAATTAAGAGCAAGGCACCTCTCTCTGCTGACAGTTCCCACTCCAGCAGCCAAGCACACAAAGCAGTAGCTCACCCTGCACAAATTCCAGCATTAATAACAGTCTGTTATTCAAaactctgattttctttttttttttttttttccactccaaCCCTCACTTTGTATTCCACTGAGAAAAACATGCAGGGTCTAAAAAGGTACAAGATAGTGGTGCCTTCGTCTCCTTTACATAGATCACTCTCACTGGTAGAAATCACACATTCATGATTTAAAACTGCACTGGCACCAatgtacaataaaaataaaaaggctgactaggaaaaaaaaaataatgaatttgcacTGATAGAGACAAACCCACCCACAATACTTCCAAGCAAATAATAATCACCACTGGGAGGGAGACCAAAAAATCCGGCCTTCAGACAATCGCAGGAAGAGAGCAAAGAGTGCAAGTGCTCAAACCATTAAAATGCTCTGGATGAGCTCTGAGCAACACAATTTTACTAAaacatggaaaaggaaatgatCCATCAACCCGTTGCTAAAAGGCAGGGCAAGCAGTCATCTGCCTTCCTGCATGTGAGGAAAAGGGGAATTTTGccagtgaaaggaaaaacagaaagttCTTCAGGGCTGGGTTTGTACCTGGAAGCAGGAGGGGCATGTCAGGGCCCCTATTCTGGAAGGAGGCAATGGTGGCAGACATGGCCATggggctgggcactgctgagctgcctggcacagccacagtgCCCAGCATGGCCCAGGCACCAGCCTGTGGTACCTCCTCGGCGTCAGGGCAAAGAGCAGAGACCAGAAAGAGTTAAAGTAGGTAAATAGGAGTGAACATAAACCTGGTGGAGGGGAACTGTGGGCTGGCAGACAGTCCAGCAATGCTGCCAGGACCAGGATTGCCTCCCCCCTGAGCGGGCAGTCGggtgaaagcagcagctttgtggccagcagcagctcaatCCAATGGTATTACTAGAGGAGGAATAGggagggaaacagaaaacaattaacTGCAACCTATAAATCCCCTGAGCACCTGTATCTGGAATAGTCTGTGCTGTTCCAGCTGCCCTTTAAGAAGATGGATGTGGAGACTCAGgaagaaagcaggaggaggaagtaAAGGAAAGTAATGAAGAAGTAATGAAAGAAGCCCTGTTGGTAAGAGGAGCAAGCAGACAAGAaccttcagcctggagaaggaacCATGACAGGATATGCTATAGATCTATAAGGTATAGGTCTAATGGCATCAGGAGGGTTAAGGGGCAGCCATAGGTTACAGTACCCTCTCAAAAAGCAGCAAGGGGTTCACCAGCACCCACCACTCCTACCACAAGGAGCACGAGATGAACTGAATGTCCGCCTTCGCCCAACCTCCCCTTTCAGAGGgcagccccaccagcctggCTAAGCACCATGCAGTAGAGGAGCACTCTGCTTCTCTTCCACTTCGCTTTGACATCTAAACGTCCATGGGGAAGGGTCAAACCCAGGTTGCCCGAACTTGGACAAGGGTATTCCCATGCCCTCTCTTTGTCTCCAATCTATTGCCTCCCTAAACCTTGGGGTAAAGCCAGGATGCCATgacccaggctgctgcagactGGCGAGTTTAGACCCCCCATCTGTAGCTTTTCTCATGAGGCTCCAAGAAACTCAGGTGGGAAAGGGATGACTGCCATCAGAACAAAGCTCAGGCTTTTGCTggataagaaaaggaaagtgcTGGTTTCTCTCCAGTTCCCAACATAATGAGTCCttgccttcctctctgcttcccctgcccccagctttcctgtctgGCTGCCAAATGAAAAAGCACATTATTCATAGTGACCTATTCAACATGACAAGAAAGATTTCTCTAAGAGATTAGAAAAATAGCTGCTCAATTTTATGTGAAAAGTGACTCTGATGAGGGCAAGAACTCTTGATATGGTACTCAAGAAACCCCCATATTAGAATCCTATGCCCACATGGTAGTGACTGGCCACACAGCAGAAGGTACAGCAGACTGCTGGGTAGTCCAGCTTTGTGTAAGGGCAGGTCAAATATAAATACTTGTATCTACTACCAATATCTACACTAGTAAGCCCTACATAAAATAAAGTCCAAACATAAACAACTAACAAACACTAGATAGTGTGGAACCTGATAGAACTCAGTCCACTATATGTTTAAAATCTTATGGTGGaaagacacaggaaaataattaaaaattccttttcataATGAATTCTTAAGATGTGCCTACTCCACTGTGGTGCTCGGAGCCCTTTGGTCTAGCTGACACTGACAGACTCATGATGCATCACAGGATTTAATAAGTTCACAGTTACATCTGTAAGGAAGTTACTTTATAAGGATTTAGGCTTTGTATACCAGCACATAATTAACTTCAGAGACTGAGTGTGAATTACCTCAGCATCTCAGTAGCAGGGCTTATTAAATACATGGAATGTGTTGGTTTTTCTAacttttaaaagacttttttgtTTCACGTCAATCTCAAGCTCCGCCTATAACAAGGACAAAGATACTAAAGCTGCTAGATGACAACTACCTGCAGCATATATAGGACTGAGATAAAAATAAGGATTAATGTCTTACTGGAATACAATAAGCTTTTAAGTTTGTCTCTTGTTTCAAGTCTTGTGACTCCAATTCGTCATCATTTCAGAGGAAAGTGAAACCCCAATgatgaaaaaagcagaaaaccatCTAACCTATTGCATTTAAGTATAATTATCTCCCAAATGgttcttgtttcttctttttaaccAGCTAACAAAGAGTGGGAATCCAGCAAGGTTCtgtcagcagaaacagaaaacagagagctCCACTGCACACAGCAAATTGGGATCcaagcacatacacacacacacaaaaggaagattttaaaaaagagaagaaaaacttttaaatgcAGTTATAAATACGAGAGGGACAAGGAAGcttgctgcaggctgcagcctgcCTTACCTCGCAGAGCTACCAGGATCccaggagggctgggctggccctCGGCTGCTGCGGGAGGCGCAGCTCAGACCTGGCAGCAGCATCAGCGCCTCCGGCTGCAACTCCTCCCAGTGACGGGACCCAGCGACTTGAGACTCCTGCGGTGAGAAACACTATGCTAGGAGACGCACCGACAAGGTAGAGTTTCAAGACTCAGGGGAGATAAAATGCAAACTAAGATGACAGAGGTTCCTCTTGAcactcagctgcagcagtgggggGAACAGGCATCCTCATGGACACACCAGAGGGATAAGCGGGATCAAACCGCATTTTCCCTGTCACTTAAGTGACTACATTTACAGAAGTAAAGCAAGTAAGTTCTTCTCAAGCAACACGAACTTTGGTGCAAATgcaaggctgggagagcagcactgAGACACAAAGACAAGGGAGATTACTGGCAACAGACCACGACACTGCTGAAGCCCACATTAAAATGCCATAGTCTTAGAGGCAATTGAGATTTTACGCCTGGGACTTAAATGATCTCTCAGGAA harbors:
- the FAM124B gene encoding protein FAM124B, which codes for MDDRADSLMTVHLLANSGHSLLLQQTLDQLLGWICPDIRLFLVSERVTPLKYYERCRKRSCGFPGISVLLFLHEDLGEERIFQVHEQFQHPPWRYQCAQIANGQSYPCAPAHQDFYSLDEQMPVWGIRRVHCGPEILRVTIYCSFENYEDAVRLYEMILQKEATTQKSSFCVFVLHTARGAAVQLCLKQLPIGVPAEPKDSSALQFRVQEMGQLVPLLPNPCIPISSTRWQTQDYEGNTILLQVQGSSKPHETNVGFSHQHDNTSGDKIYQDSVPFPVKRGNSGWRSQEVRAAKSKTKSEQSEALTTEQASGGLFRHFSSPPSGPAGRWGWDAPSLRRQASTQLQASLQESRVRRQAAETNVDTGLVVTNPSSSRCPLHRFSRGLRSSLLQPPVPADGPSPDRTQLLLAAAKRSKGAGQRASGLLPQRLQASPTNRVEEEEEEEEFFI